Genomic segment of Prochlorococcus marinus CUG1417:
TTTTGTCTCTTCAACTATTTTTTTAATTATTACTGGAATCAATTTCATAAGTTTTGGAGAAGTTTCATAAACAACTCCCAATTTATGCACTAACCTTCTTTTTTCCATTTGTGCGTAATTTGAAATTATTCCATTTGTAAGGGCGCTGTTGCTCATTACTATTACTTCTCCATTAATACTTCTTATCCTTGATGATCGTACTCCCACTCTCTCAACCATTCCGAGGACTCCATCAGATTTTATAAACTCACCTTTTTGAAAAGGTTTATCAAGCAAAATTGTTATATATTCAAAGAACTCCTGAACTGGATCTTTCAAAGCTAATCCTGCTCCAATACCTCCTGCACTTAGTAAAGCCCAAATAGCAGTCATTTGAACGCCTATATTTTGTAAGAAAAAAATTGAGCCAATAGTCCATGTTAGTGCTTTTATCAATGGAGTTAGTGAAGATACCATTGAACTAATTGAGGAATCATTAATTTTCGAGGTCGATTCTGTTAAAGATCTTATTAAAACTTTGTTTAGAGCTTTTATGATGATTATTAATATAAATAATTTCAAAATATTCAATAAGACAGAGATGAAAGTTGTTTCATCAGCAAAAAAATAGTCAATTGAAAAATAAAATGAGAGGAGGAAACCTATAGGTTTTATAATTCCAGAGATCACATCAAAAATAAAATCATCGAAATTTGTTTTGGTTCTTTTGGAAATCTTTTTAAAAAATATTTTTGAAACTTTTGAAATTATTATCGACAATAAAGTTCCAATAAAAAAAATAGATATTGCCAGAAGGAAGTTTTCAGTAACTAATTTCATATTCAAATAAACTCTTAAAATTTATCGCTAATAAAATTTTAAATTATCTCTAAAGAACAAGCCAGTCTTTATTTTTCTTTAACTCATTATTATGTTTCTAATTTCTTTAAATTCTTCTCTATCAGCAGTTTTGCATAATTCAAAAATTATTGATTCCGTTGTTGTTAAGAGCGCCCCACTCTGAGCCATTCTTTGTAATGCTATTTCATGATCTGCCCTATTTCGACTTCCCATGGAATCTGATATGAGAATAACTTCAAATCCTTTTTGTAAACAATCTAAGACTGTTTGTTGAATACAAATATGCGTTTCGATCCCACAAACTATCAAATTAGTAATTTTCTTATCTTTAAGTTCTTTTAAAAAATCGTCTAATTTAGCTAGGCTGAATTCCATTTTTTCAAATTTTCTAAATCCTGCTATGGGTGATAATTCAGGTATCGTTACTCCCAATTTGAGCGGATTCTGTTCAGATATAAATATATTTTCTTCTAAAATTTGGTAAGCATTTATTAGCTTTTTAATGTTTTTGATTATTGAATCCTTATTAAAAATTGGTCTTATTATTTTTTCCTGAATATCAATAATTATCAAGGCGTTTACTTTCGATGATAATTTTTCAGAAGAGATTTCTTGATCATTCATCATTTACACATAAAGATACATTTAACATAATGTTTTGAAGAACTTTAGTAAACATTTTAAATCAATAAGTTGTTTTACTCTCATCTAGAGTTATTATTGAGAATAGCTAATGGTTAATTTTGTCATTATCTTCTCAATACAAAGTCATCACATCTCCTCTTGGTGATGGATTACATAAAGATGGGAAGAGATTAACTCCTCAGAGGTTAAAGGTTCTTAATTTATTTGAAAATATTGGCTCTGGTAAGCATCTTAGTGCTGAAGAGGTTCACGAAAAGTTAGTTAAAACAAGCTCCAAAGTTTCACTAGCAACAATTTATAGAACTTTAAGACTTTTAGTACAAATGGGTTTGCTTCATGAGTTAGAACTCAGTGAGGGTGGACATAGATATGAATTGCTTAGTAACGACACACCGGATCATCATCATTTGATTTGCATTAGGTGTGGAAGAACAGAAGAATTCGAAAATGATGAGGTTTTAGAAGCAGGCAAAGTTGCAGCAAAAGTTAATGGTTTTAAACTAATTGAATCCTCTTTAAATGTAAGAGCAATTTGTCCCAATTGCATTTAGCAGGTTTTAACTTAAAGTCCCTCCGCAACTTGACCCTGCACCTGCAGTGCAAGCAAAACAATGTTCTTTTACAGCCACACTGTAGTCAAAAGTAAATGATTCATCCAACAGATCAAAAAGTGTCTTTGGTCCTTTATTCTCTCGGAAATTTAGCTGTTGGTTAAAGTCACAATCATAAATTTCTCCTAGCCAATTTACGCTAATTGTCTTCTTACACATTAGATTTTCTAAATTTTTTTCATTAAAATTTTCTTTTAGTAATTTGTAATAAGTATTTAGTTTCCCTTCTCTTCTAAGAGATTCTTCATATCTATTTATTGGCATATTAGTTATTGTGTATAAATTATTAAAAACGATATTGTATTTTTCGAATAGAATTTTTTTATAATCTCTCTCCAATATTTCCTGAGAAGGAGGAAGAATTGGGCTTACAGGATTGTAAACAAGGTTTAATTGTAATCCATTTTCTTTCTTTCCATATCCTAAATTATTAAGAATTTTTATGGCATTAATACTTTTTTCAAAAACGCCAAAACCCCTTTGAAAATCAACATTATTTTTTTCATAACAAGGTAGCGAAGCAGTAACAATCACTTTATTTTTTGCAAGAAATTGAGGAAGATCTTCATAACCTTCTTCAAAAAAAATTGTCAAATTGCACCTATCAATAATATCAACTTGTTTTGTATTCAAGCTGGTTATTAGGTTTTTAAATTTTGGGTGTAGTTCTGGAGCACCACCTGTAATATCTAAAGTCTTAATTTTGTATTTTTCAATTATCTTTGGAATAAGAGATATCATTTCATTGGACATCTTTTCAGTCCTTAGGGGACTCGAATTGACATGACAATGCTTACAAGCCTGATTGCATTTATAACCTATGTTAATTTGCAATGTTTCTATAGGTTCTTTATATATTGAGGGGAATTTTTCTTTCATGAATCTATTATTTATAAATTGTCATTCAAAAATAAAAAAGTCAACTATTTTTTTTAAAGTTTGATCTCTCATTAGCAAGTTCAATAAACCAACTTATGTATTCCTTGGGACCATTTTTAAAAACTATATCAAATTTTAAATTGTCATAAACGTCACTGATGCCTATTAAACCAGTTTTTTTTGTTGAGGGTCTTTCAACTTCACCAGAACTACTATCTACAAAAATTATTTTATTCTTAATCCCAAATTCATTACCTAATACTTGTATTAATTCTAGAAAAGACCTGTCACTTCCTCCTCTTGAATAACTTTTCTCATCATTATTTTTTTTTGATGTAACTGTGTCACCAACTCCTACAATCAAAGGCATATCTTCTTTTTGAATAGTTCTTTTGCATAAATCAATTTTTTCCGTAACAGAATTTGGAGAGTTTCTAAAATTAAAATTTCTTCCGAAAGGAGCCTTACCAGTTTTATCCGAAATAAATTTATTCAAAAGAAATAAAACTCCGGAATCTTTAACTGCTCCTTTAATAAGTAATTGTATGTCTGTTGATCCAATATCATCTTGAGAAGAAAGTTTAATTATTTCTCTACCATTTTTATTACCTAAATTTGGAGAAATATGAAGGAAAAATGAGTTTTTGAGGCCCTCGGATTCAGCTTTTAAAATGATTTCATTCATCATTTTTTCAAAACTAATTTGAATAAGTTTTCTTTTATCAGAATCTTCATAAACTAAATCAAATAAACTATTGAAATTAATCGTTGGCGAGAAGCGTGTTTCACATATTGATTTTACTGCGTGAAAATTGATATCCTCTTGGCTAAGTTCAGGAAAAATATTCTTAACTATATAATTAAATTTAGGTCTTATTAAACTAGGTACTTTAGATAAAAAACTAAGTTCTTTTTTTGAGACCCCTTCAAAACTTATTTCACCATTACTGTCTTGATACTCTACTCCACAGGCGGCTAAACCTCTTAAATATAGTTCTTTGTTTTTAGGCTCAGTAGTGCTGCTTAAACTCCTCTCTATTATTCTGTTAACTCCTCTTGGACCTTCATGTTCCCCGCAAGTTAATACAAAGAATTCCTCGGCAAATTCTTTTACTGCATATATATATTTTGATTCTAATTCTCTAGTCATTGGATCTTTAACTAAAGGGATACAAACTCCGTCAATGTCTTGAATAAATAAGATATTTTTAGAAGAAATTAATTGTTTTTGTTCATTTAAATTACTTGCCATATATTCCATATTTATAATTATTTTTCTTTAATTTAATTTACACTTTCTCAGGAATTATAAATTAAAAAACTCAATATTTTCAATAAATAATTTGCTATGGTCAGAAATTGCTTTAATGTAGAAAAATGTTGGTATGGGTAAGAAATTAAAAAAATTATCAATGTTTCCAAAAATGAAGAATAATTTCGTAGAAAACATCAAAGATGAAAAATATTTTTATTCATTGATTGAAGATTTAGAGAATAGCAAAGTTGGATTTTACAGTGTTGGTTTATATCCTGCATCATTAGCATACAACTGTGCTATGCATGGAAAATCAAATAATATTCTCTTGGCTCCTAGGGAAGATAGAGATTTGTTAGGTGCTTTCTCAAATGATGTTATTTCTGATATGGATAATGAGATTATTGAAAAGATTAAGAGAATGGGAAATTATTCTGCAGAGGGAAAAATAAAGTCTTTTGATCTAAAAGATCTTCTCTTGAAATGTGAGATAGTTATTCTTGCTTCAAATAGTAATCACATACAAGATGACGTTAAAAATGCTTTAGAACTCAGAAAATATTTAAAAAGAGAAAATGTGGTTCTTGGCTGTCTAGTCGGGTCTTTTTGTATTGATAATAAAAATAAAAACCCTTTTATTCTTTGTAATAAATATCCAAATTTAGCTTTTTTTACAGGATTTCATCGTCACGGAGCTTTACGAAATCCTAATGATAGTTTTACTGCAAATTTCTGCCATCCTAATGCCCTAACAGCATTAATAGGAGCACGCATTTTGAATCAATTATCACCGAAAATTCAAGTTTCTCCTGGAGTTCACAATATTGAATGTCAATATATAAAATCAATAAAAAATATCTCATCAATATTTGCAGGTTTTGTAAATAACTTTCATTCCGATAAGCCAGGAATGCTGCCTACCATTAATACTATTTTGTTAACTCAATGTTTAGATCAGGCTGCATCAGTATCAATAAAAGTTAGAAAAGAAAATAAATTCGAGAATAAATATCTTTCATTAAAAGAACTTGGTTATGGTGAAGAAATAATTAGTGCAAGGGAAATAATTAATGATAAATTTTGTGAAAAAGGAGATTATACTTTTTCTCAATTAAATGCTGTTAAGGCTGATGTCTTAGGGAGTATGACTCTACCAACTGAAGGAAAACCAACAAGGAATTTTCAAGCAGGACAAGTTTTATCAGATATGCTTTTGCAACTCAAAAGATGTCCAAAAGATGTCTCAGAATTTGTAAATTGGTGTAATAAATACTCTCTCAGTCAAGGAGGTTTAGAAGGTCTAAAATCTTTAAAATTTTGGCCAGACATTTGTAAAGAATTCAAAATCAAAAATAACAATTGTTCAATGATTAATCTGATTTATTTATGCTTTAACGCTAATTCAGAAGAAAAAAAAGAAATTTATAAGGTTTTAATTAGTTCAGAAGAAATCACTAATTTTTGTCAAGAATCTGTGAAATCTGAATTATCTTTCGAACTAAATGAAAAATTAAAAGGAGATTATTTTTTTAATGATATTGAAAACTTTTACAAGAAATTATTTATTAACAAAAAGCAAAACGCATTTAAAAAAAATAAATATAGTAATCAAATTTCTAAAAAAAATCCCAGCTATATCAATGTATTGAAAATTATTAATAAATATTTTAATAATTGATAATTTTTCTAATTTGCAAGAAAGCAAAGTTCTTAATTTATTTACGAATCTTGATTGCAGGGTTAGAATTATTATGGTTTAAAAGGTTTTTTTTGAAAAAGGAATTAACACATCGTTCACATGAACTTAAAGCTCTTGGTTGGAATCAAGAAGACTTAACAAGATACGAAGAATTATGGGACTACAGTCAAAGATGGGGATTAATAAATTTAGAAAGAGAAGACAGACAGTTTTTAAAGAAGGCAGAAAAGTTACTCCCAAAGATCCAAAATAAAAAGATATCCGTTAAAAAAACTATTGAAGAAAAATCTTATTATCTATGGTTAAATTTTTACCTAGATGAAATTAATATTTTTAGTAATTCTAATCTTCCAAAAAATAAATATGGTGTTTGGACACTCTTAATTGAAGAGGAAATAAAACTTCTTAAGGAATTACAACCAGTTATGGGTCTTCCAGATAATTTAAAAGCTAAGAATCTATTCGAAAATAGAAAAGAGCTTATAAATAAAGCTTTTAGCGAATTTGAGGCTAAGAACAATGATAAGGTTTTCAATTTTGATGAGGTTCTTAACAACTCTGAAAAAGATGTAAATAAAAATTGGAAATCAATTACTGAAAAAGATCCTGAGGCTAATAAAACTTTCCCCATAATCGATTTTGCAAATATTGAGAAACTTAGATCTGCTATAAAAGAAGATTTGAGTTTATATATGAAAGATAATTACCCCTCATTAAAAAAGGATTTATAAATATTTATCTTTTTTTTGTTTTTTTTTTGTACTTTTTTAAGTTAAATAGATAATAGTATTATTTTAAAATTTTGAGCAACCAAAAGTTCGAGACGCTTCAGTTACATGCAGGCCAAGTGCCTGATCCAACTACAAATTCTAGAGCAGTACCCATTTATCAAACTAGTTCCTATGTCTTTGATAATGCCGAGCATGGAGCTAATCTTTTTGGATTAAAAGAATTTGGAAATATTTATACTCGACTTATGAACCCCACCACAGATGTCTTCGAAAAAAGAATGGCAGCTTTGGAGGGAGGTATGGCAGCACTTGCAACATCCTCAGGTCAAGCTGCTCAATTCTTAGCAATAGTGAACTGCATGACAGCAGGGGATAATTTTGTCTCTACATCTTTTCTATATGGTGGGACCTATAATCAATTTAAAGTACAATTCCCAAGATTAGGAATAGAAGTTAAATTTGCAGATGGTGATAGTATCGATAGTTTTAGAAATAAAATTGATGATAAAACAAAAGCAATATATGTCGAATCAATGGGTAATCCTAGGTTCAATATTCCAGATTTTGAGGGACTCTCCGCTTTGGCGAAGGAGAATGGAATTCCTCTAATAGTGGATAATACCCTTGGTGCTGGTGGTGCTTTAATAAGACCAATTGATTTTGGAGCCGATGTTGTTGTAGAAAGTGCAACAAAATGGATCGGTGGACATGGAACAAGCATCGGTGGAGTTATTGTTGATGCCGGAACCTTTGATTGGGGAAATGGTAAATTCCCATTAATGAGTGAGCCAAGCGCTGCTTATCATGGGCTCGTTCATTGGGACGCTTTCGGTTTCGGTAGTGATATCTGCAAATCTTTGGGAGTACCTGATAATAGAAATATAGCTTTTGCGTTAAGAGCAAGACTTGAATGCCTCAGAGACTGGGGATCAGCTCAAAGTCCTTTTAATTCTTTCTTGCTATTGCAGGGTTTGGAAACTCTAAGTTTAAGAATAGAAAGACAAACTTCCAATGCTCTTGAATTAGCAAAATGGTTAGATTCTAATTCTAATGTAAGTAGTGTTAATTATCCTGGCCTAGAATCTGATCCATATTACTCTAGTGCTAAAAAATATACTACTGGAAGGGGAATGGGTTGCATGCTTATGTTCTCCTTAAATGGGGGTTATGAAAATGCAGTAAAATTTATTGACTCCTTAAAATTGGCGAGCCACCTTGCTAACGTGGGGGATTCAAAAACATTAGTAATACATCCTGCTTCAACAACTCATCAGCAATTATCTGAAGAAGAACAATTATCTGCAGGTGTGACTCCTACGATGGTAAGAGTTTCTGTAGGAATTGAACATATTGATGATATAAAAGCAGATTTCGAACAAGCACTTTCACAAATCACATAGGAAAGGAGATTTATTGGCTTTAATAATTCCTAGTAACTATCACAAGATTAGTGATGTTGAGAAAAATCATATATCTTGGATAGAACCAGAATTGGCAAAAAGACAGGATATACGTCCTCTTAGGATTGGTATTTTAAATATCATGCCTCTTGGCAAGCAGTATGAATTTAACTTACTACATCCACTTGGTTTGTCTCCTCTTCAAATTGAGCCAGTTTGGATAAAGCTTAAAACTCACTCTTATAAAACATGGGATCTTAATCATCTAAATAATCTATACATAACTTGGGAAGAAGCAAATAATCCAGAACCTTTAGATGGAATCATCATTACTGGAGCACCTATTGAGCAACTAGCCTTTGAGGAGGTTAAGTACTGGGATGAATTTGTGAAAATTGTAAATGAAGCCAGAAATTCTTGTGCAAGTACTCTTGGATTATGTTGGGCTGGCTTTGCTCTGGCTTATTTGGCAGGGGTTGATAAGCAAGTTTTTGATAGAAAATTATTTGGGGTATTCCCTTTAAAAAGTCTTGTCCCTGGACACCCTTTGATGGGGACACAAGATGATGAATTTATTTGTCCTCAAAGTAGATTTGCTGGATTACCAGATTTGGAAATGGAGAAGGCCCAAAAAGAAGGGAAATTGAATTTGTTGGCTTATGGAGAAGATGTTGGATATACAATATTTGAATCTAATGATCAAAAACAACTTATGCATTTAGGTCATCCTGAATATACGGTGCATAGAATTATTAGTGAAATTGAAAGAGACAAAGAAAAGGGAAATGTTCCTCCACCCGAAAATTTTGATCTAAATAGTTCAAAAACTGCTTGGAGATCCCATAGGAATTTGCTTTTTCAACAATGGCTTTGGTTTTGTTATCAACAAGTTAGTCTTAATTAACTTTTTTCAATGAGCGCTTTCCATCCCACCTAGTCTTTCAAATAAGTTAAGACTTTCTTTATTTAACCCTACAATTTCAACTTTAGAACCACCATTCTGGAATTTTCTAATAATTTGCTCAAGTGCAACAACGCCACTTTGATCCCAAATATGAGCTAAAGACATGTCAATTAAAATATTTTCTGGATGTTCATGAATATCAAATCCTTGTAAAAAATATATTTTACTTACAAAAAATAATTGTCCTTTTACTTTG
This window contains:
- the arsS gene encoding arsenosugar biosynthesis radical SAM (seleno)protein ArsS (Some members of this family are selenoproteins.) encodes the protein MKEKFPSIYKEPIETLQINIGYKCNQACKHCHVNSSPLRTEKMSNEMISLIPKIIEKYKIKTLDITGGAPELHPKFKNLITSLNTKQVDIIDRCNLTIFFEEGYEDLPQFLAKNKVIVTASLPCYEKNNVDFQRGFGVFEKSINAIKILNNLGYGKKENGLQLNLVYNPVSPILPPSQEILERDYKKILFEKYNIVFNNLYTITNMPINRYEESLRREGKLNTYYKLLKENFNEKNLENLMCKKTISVNWLGEIYDCDFNQQLNFRENKGPKTLFDLLDESFTFDYSVAVKEHCFACTAGAGSSCGGTLS
- a CDS encoding homoserine O-succinyltransferase, giving the protein MALIIPSNYHKISDVEKNHISWIEPELAKRQDIRPLRIGILNIMPLGKQYEFNLLHPLGLSPLQIEPVWIKLKTHSYKTWDLNHLNNLYITWEEANNPEPLDGIIITGAPIEQLAFEEVKYWDEFVKIVNEARNSCASTLGLCWAGFALAYLAGVDKQVFDRKLFGVFPLKSLVPGHPLMGTQDDEFICPQSRFAGLPDLEMEKAQKEGKLNLLAYGEDVGYTIFESNDQKQLMHLGHPEYTVHRIISEIERDKEKGNVPPPENFDLNSSKTAWRSHRNLLFQQWLWFCYQQVSLN
- a CDS encoding O-acetylhomoserine aminocarboxypropyltransferase/cysteine synthase family protein, with product MSNQKFETLQLHAGQVPDPTTNSRAVPIYQTSSYVFDNAEHGANLFGLKEFGNIYTRLMNPTTDVFEKRMAALEGGMAALATSSGQAAQFLAIVNCMTAGDNFVSTSFLYGGTYNQFKVQFPRLGIEVKFADGDSIDSFRNKIDDKTKAIYVESMGNPRFNIPDFEGLSALAKENGIPLIVDNTLGAGGALIRPIDFGADVVVESATKWIGGHGTSIGGVIVDAGTFDWGNGKFPLMSEPSAAYHGLVHWDAFGFGSDICKSLGVPDNRNIAFALRARLECLRDWGSAQSPFNSFLLLQGLETLSLRIERQTSNALELAKWLDSNSNVSSVNYPGLESDPYYSSAKKYTTGRGMGCMLMFSLNGGYENAVKFIDSLKLASHLANVGDSKTLVIHPASTTHQQLSEEEQLSAGVTPTMVRVSVGIEHIDDIKADFEQALSQIT
- a CDS encoding isochorismatase family protein, with product MNDQEISSEKLSSKVNALIIIDIQEKIIRPIFNKDSIIKNIKKLINAYQILEENIFISEQNPLKLGVTIPELSPIAGFRKFEKMEFSLAKLDDFLKELKDKKITNLIVCGIETHICIQQTVLDCLQKGFEVILISDSMGSRNRADHEIALQRMAQSGALLTTTESIIFELCKTADREEFKEIRNIIMS
- the stpA gene encoding glucosylglycerol 3-phosphatase, whose product is MEYMASNLNEQKQLISSKNILFIQDIDGVCIPLVKDPMTRELESKYIYAVKEFAEEFFVLTCGEHEGPRGVNRIIERSLSSTTEPKNKELYLRGLAACGVEYQDSNGEISFEGVSKKELSFLSKVPSLIRPKFNYIVKNIFPELSQEDINFHAVKSICETRFSPTINFNSLFDLVYEDSDKRKLIQISFEKMMNEIILKAESEGLKNSFFLHISPNLGNKNGREIIKLSSQDDIGSTDIQLLIKGAVKDSGVLFLLNKFISDKTGKAPFGRNFNFRNSPNSVTEKIDLCKRTIQKEDMPLIVGVGDTVTSKKNNDEKSYSRGGSDRSFLELIQVLGNEFGIKNKIIFVDSSSGEVERPSTKKTGLIGISDVYDNLKFDIVFKNGPKEYISWFIELANERSNFKKNS
- a CDS encoding mechanosensitive ion channel family protein; this encodes MKLVTENFLLAISIFFIGTLLSIIISKVSKIFFKKISKRTKTNFDDFIFDVISGIIKPIGFLLSFYFSIDYFFADETTFISVLLNILKLFILIIIIKALNKVLIRSLTESTSKINDSSISSMVSSLTPLIKALTWTIGSIFFLQNIGVQMTAIWALLSAGGIGAGLALKDPVQEFFEYITILLDKPFQKGEFIKSDGVLGMVERVGVRSSRIRSINGEVIVMSNSALTNGIISNYAQMEKRRLVHKLGVVYETSPKLMKLIPVIIKKIVEETKDASFDRCHFTDFGDFSLNFELVYYIPTNNYLAAMEAQQSINLRIIEEFAVNNIEFAFPTQTLNIESNKAK
- a CDS encoding Fur family transcriptional regulator, with the translated sequence MSLSSQYKVITSPLGDGLHKDGKRLTPQRLKVLNLFENIGSGKHLSAEEVHEKLVKTSSKVSLATIYRTLRLLVQMGLLHELELSEGGHRYELLSNDTPDHHHLICIRCGRTEEFENDEVLEAGKVAAKVNGFKLIESSLNVRAICPNCI